The Corynebacterium confusum genome has a window encoding:
- a CDS encoding ribose-5-phosphate isomerase, which yields MRVYLGADHAGFETKNLIAQHLSDAGHEVIDCGAHTFDPEDDYPAFCIEAAQRTVNDPGSLGIVLGGSGNGEQIAANKVEGARCALAWSEETARLAREHNNAQLIGIGGRMHTPEQALDIVDAFLDQEWSGAERHQRRIDILADYERTGIAPEIPEA from the coding sequence ATGCGCGTATACCTAGGAGCAGATCACGCAGGTTTTGAAACCAAAAACCTGATTGCACAGCACTTGTCCGACGCCGGCCACGAGGTCATCGACTGCGGCGCCCACACCTTCGACCCGGAGGATGACTACCCGGCGTTTTGCATTGAGGCGGCCCAGCGGACGGTCAACGACCCGGGTTCCTTGGGGATTGTGCTGGGCGGTTCCGGCAACGGCGAGCAGATCGCAGCCAACAAGGTCGAGGGCGCGCGCTGCGCCCTGGCGTGGTCGGAAGAGACCGCGCGCCTGGCCCGTGAGCACAACAACGCCCAGCTCATCGGCATCGGCGGCCGCATGCACACCCCGGAGCAGGCCCTAGACATCGTGGACGCCTTCCTGGATCAGGAGTGGTCGGGCGCGGAGCGCCACCAGCGCCGGATCGACATCCTGGCCGACTACGAGCGCACCGGGATCGCCCCGGAGATACCGGAGGCCTAA
- a CDS encoding mycothiol-dependent nitroreductase Rv2466c family protein → MTQQVKFWFDVSCPFAWATSRWIKEAEKVRDIEVTFVPMSLSVLNEGRDLDPAYMEAMEANWGPARVFARVATQEPAKVDELYTAMGTLVHVDGNAGKKGYGAYDEVIAQALDQAGLDAAYAEVANTTDADAELKRFHQEGIDSVGEDVGTPVVKLGETAFFGPVITRIPRGEEAGELFDAAVKLAEFPYFFELKRTRTEMPAAE, encoded by the coding sequence ATGACTCAGCAGGTGAAGTTCTGGTTCGACGTCTCGTGCCCGTTCGCTTGGGCCACCTCCCGGTGGATCAAGGAGGCCGAGAAGGTCCGCGACATCGAGGTCACCTTCGTGCCGATGTCCCTGTCCGTGCTCAACGAGGGCCGCGACCTGGACCCGGCGTACATGGAAGCCATGGAGGCTAACTGGGGCCCGGCCCGCGTCTTCGCCCGCGTGGCCACCCAGGAGCCCGCCAAGGTCGACGAGCTCTACACCGCGATGGGCACGCTGGTCCACGTCGACGGCAACGCCGGCAAGAAGGGCTACGGCGCCTACGACGAGGTAATCGCCCAGGCCCTCGATCAGGCCGGGCTGGACGCGGCCTACGCCGAGGTAGCCAACACCACCGACGCCGACGCGGAGCTGAAGCGCTTCCACCAGGAGGGCATCGACTCGGTGGGCGAGGACGTGGGCACCCCGGTGGTCAAGCTGGGCGAGACCGCCTTCTTTGGTCCAGTCATCACCCGCATCCCGCGCGGGGAGGAGGCCGGCGAGCTTTTCGATGCCGCCGTGAAGCTCGCGGAGTTCCCCTATTTCTTCGAACTCAAGCGCACCCGCACCGAGATGCCGGCGGCCGAGTAG
- the pepN gene encoding aminopeptidase N gives MTSTNLTRDEAQHRSQMLRVNHYDVALDLTQSDTHFISTTRVDFSCLRPGSTFLDLRAEEILDVRLSGAPLPTAAYDPEYGIPLSGLQVADYTVEVTARIPYSRTGEGLHRFVDPADDQPYLYTQFETADAKRVFACFDQPDLKATYDLSFAVPEGWRVITNGPATQRGNTFSCHLDYPLSTYLIAVCAGPYVEFTDTWRGQLSAHPEGQPAQDLEVPLGLYCRQSLAEHLDHERLFTETKQGFDFYHRNFGFAYPYGKYDQVFVPEFNAGAMENAGCVTIRDEYVFASQATHYMYERRADTILHELAHMWFGDLVTMQWWNDLWLNESFATWSAAISQAEQTQYDTAWVTFANVEKAWAYQQDQLPTTHPISTDASDIETVEQNFDGITYAKGASVLKQLQAYVGRENFFAGVRRHFSAHAWANATFDDLLRHLTEASGRDLSFWAQQWLKTTGVNSLRARFNVTDGAYTDFAVEQTGDTLRTHRVAVGLYRLDGGKVTRYQRVEMDIDGASTDVADLVGAPAADLVLVNDDDLTYALQDLDPASRDFVVDHIDKIADPMARTLCWSAAWEMTRAGSMRARDFIALVARGAAAETELSVLERILTQAVQAQLRYADPAWAKDSSLLADALVAGARSDDEQRRLVFAKALGTLPLTEASRDYFREVTETSEDNGMRWRALAALVADGAGEDAGQLIDAELERDNSATGYQASLKARAAVNTPENKQAVWRELVDGQLGNRDTGSKLAGLVFPGAEDNLPSEDYFEVAEKIWDGQSHEIALATVTGLFPSWDVSQDTVDRAEEFLRRDLPTGLRRVVTEQRDRTARAVRNRAVDAS, from the coding sequence ATGACCTCGACAAACCTGACTCGCGACGAGGCCCAGCATCGCTCGCAGATGCTGCGAGTCAACCATTACGACGTCGCCTTGGACTTAACGCAGTCGGACACGCACTTCATCTCCACCACCCGCGTGGACTTTTCGTGCCTGCGCCCGGGCAGCACCTTCCTGGATCTGCGTGCCGAGGAGATCCTGGACGTGCGCCTGAGCGGAGCTCCCTTGCCGACTGCCGCCTACGATCCGGAGTACGGCATCCCGCTGTCCGGCCTGCAGGTCGCGGACTACACCGTCGAGGTCACCGCCCGCATCCCCTACTCCCGCACGGGCGAGGGCCTGCACCGCTTCGTCGACCCAGCCGATGACCAGCCCTACCTGTACACCCAGTTCGAGACCGCCGACGCCAAGCGGGTCTTCGCCTGCTTCGATCAGCCCGACCTGAAGGCGACCTACGATCTATCCTTCGCCGTACCGGAGGGCTGGCGGGTTATCACCAACGGGCCGGCCACCCAGCGCGGCAACACCTTTAGCTGCCACCTGGACTACCCGCTGTCGACCTACCTCATCGCCGTGTGCGCTGGGCCTTACGTCGAATTCACCGACACCTGGCGCGGACAGCTTTCCGCCCACCCGGAGGGCCAGCCCGCCCAGGACCTCGAGGTCCCGCTGGGCCTGTACTGCCGCCAGTCTTTGGCCGAGCACCTGGACCACGAGCGCCTGTTCACCGAGACCAAGCAGGGCTTCGACTTCTACCACCGCAACTTCGGCTTCGCCTACCCCTATGGCAAGTACGACCAGGTCTTCGTACCCGAGTTCAACGCAGGCGCCATGGAAAACGCCGGCTGCGTGACCATTCGCGACGAGTACGTCTTCGCCTCCCAGGCCACCCACTATATGTACGAGCGCCGTGCGGACACCATCCTCCACGAGCTGGCCCACATGTGGTTCGGCGACCTGGTGACCATGCAGTGGTGGAACGACCTGTGGCTCAACGAGTCCTTCGCCACCTGGTCCGCGGCCATCTCCCAGGCGGAGCAGACCCAGTACGACACGGCCTGGGTGACCTTCGCCAACGTGGAAAAGGCCTGGGCCTACCAGCAGGACCAGCTGCCCACCACGCACCCCATCTCCACGGACGCCTCGGACATCGAGACCGTCGAGCAGAACTTCGACGGGATTACCTACGCCAAGGGCGCCAGCGTGCTTAAGCAGCTGCAGGCCTACGTCGGCCGCGAGAACTTCTTCGCCGGCGTGCGCCGGCACTTCTCGGCGCACGCCTGGGCCAACGCCACCTTCGACGATCTCCTGCGCCACCTGACCGAGGCCTCCGGCCGCGATCTTTCCTTCTGGGCCCAGCAGTGGCTCAAGACCACCGGCGTGAACTCGCTGCGGGCCCGCTTTAACGTCACCGACGGCGCCTACACCGACTTCGCCGTCGAGCAGACCGGGGATACCCTGCGCACCCACCGCGTGGCCGTGGGGCTCTACCGGCTGGACGGCGGGAAGGTCACCCGCTACCAGCGCGTCGAGATGGACATTGACGGCGCCAGCACCGACGTCGCCGACCTGGTAGGCGCCCCAGCCGCGGACCTGGTCCTGGTCAACGACGACGATCTGACCTACGCACTGCAGGATCTGGACCCGGCTTCCCGCGACTTCGTGGTGGACCACATCGACAAGATCGCCGATCCGATGGCGCGCACCCTGTGCTGGTCGGCCGCCTGGGAGATGACCCGCGCGGGCAGCATGCGCGCCCGCGACTTCATCGCCCTGGTCGCCCGCGGCGCGGCCGCCGAGACCGAGCTGTCGGTCCTCGAGCGCATCCTCACCCAGGCCGTGCAGGCCCAGCTGCGCTACGCCGATCCCGCCTGGGCCAAGGACTCGTCCCTGCTGGCCGATGCCCTGGTAGCCGGCGCCCGCAGCGACGACGAGCAGCGCCGCCTGGTCTTCGCCAAGGCCCTGGGCACCCTGCCGCTGACCGAGGCCTCCCGCGACTACTTCCGCGAGGTTACGGAAACGTCCGAGGACAACGGCATGCGCTGGCGCGCCCTGGCCGCCCTGGTCGCCGACGGCGCCGGGGAGGACGCAGGCCAGCTCATCGATGCCGAGCTCGAGCGCGACAACTCCGCCACCGGCTACCAGGCCTCCCTCAAGGCCCGCGCCGCCGTCAACACCCCGGAGAACAAGCAGGCGGTCTGGCGCGAGCTCGTCGACGGCCAGCTGGGCAACCGCGACACCGGCTCGAAGCTGGCCGGCCTGGTCTTCCCCGGCGCGGAGGACAACCTGCCCAGCGAGGATTACTTCGAGGTGGCGGAGAAGATCTGGGACGGCCAGTCCCACGAAATCGCCCTGGCGACGGTCACCGGCCTCTTCCCCTCCTGGGACGTCAGCCAGGACACCGTGGATCGCGCCGAGGAATTCCTGCGCCGCGATCTGCCCACCGGGCTGCGCCGCGTGGTCACCGAACAGCGTGACCGCACCGCCCGCGCCGTACGCAACCGGGCGGTGGACGCCAGCTAA
- a CDS encoding anaerobic C4-dicarboxylate transporter: protein MLATVLAPDSVLAIVLQVAIILVALVLGTRYGGLGLGLISGIGLLLMVFVFGLAPGEPPVSVMLTIIAVIGCAATLQQARGLEVMMQFAEKILRAHPERITILAPLTTWFLTVLCGTGHVVYTMFPIIEDIALKKGIRPERPMAVASTSAQMGITASPVSVATVSLASILAEHAGAIDQAYSIPQILMVAIPASLSGVILAALWSLRRGKDLDKDPVFQERMKDPEFAESIKNSSHSLIGVEFPKEAKRSVVIFLVAIVCVVFLGAFEFLRPLVPGEDGELSPVSMNLVIQMVMLVAGAVILMSCKVEHKKIASTPVFKAGMTAVFSVFGVAWMADTFFQAHIDALEASLGDVVAQAPWAYAVVLIIVSKLVNSQGAALVAIAPIGLQLGIDPAVIVGFYGAVYGYFILPTYPSDLACIGFDRTGTTRIGKFVINHSFIIPGSISVLTSCVVGSLLAQVLL, encoded by the coding sequence ATGTTAGCCACTGTCCTCGCCCCGGACTCCGTCCTGGCGATCGTGCTGCAAGTGGCCATTATTCTTGTTGCCCTGGTGCTGGGTACCCGCTACGGCGGGCTCGGCCTGGGCCTGATTTCCGGTATCGGCCTGTTGCTCATGGTCTTCGTCTTCGGACTAGCCCCGGGCGAGCCGCCGGTATCGGTGATGCTGACCATCATCGCAGTCATCGGCTGCGCCGCAACCCTCCAACAGGCGCGCGGCCTCGAAGTCATGATGCAATTCGCCGAGAAGATCCTGCGCGCCCACCCGGAGCGGATCACCATTCTCGCTCCCCTGACCACATGGTTTTTGACCGTGCTCTGCGGTACCGGCCACGTCGTCTACACGATGTTCCCCATCATCGAGGACATCGCGCTGAAGAAGGGCATCCGCCCCGAGCGCCCCATGGCCGTGGCCTCCACCTCGGCCCAGATGGGTATTACCGCCTCGCCGGTCTCGGTCGCCACCGTCTCGCTGGCCTCCATCCTGGCCGAGCACGCCGGCGCCATCGACCAGGCCTACTCCATCCCGCAGATCCTCATGGTCGCCATCCCGGCCTCCCTGTCCGGTGTCATCCTGGCCGCCCTGTGGTCCCTGCGCCGCGGCAAGGACCTGGACAAGGATCCGGTCTTCCAGGAGCGTATGAAGGACCCCGAGTTCGCGGAGTCCATCAAGAACTCCAGCCACTCGCTCATCGGCGTGGAATTCCCCAAGGAAGCCAAGCGCTCCGTGGTGATCTTCCTGGTTGCCATCGTCTGCGTGGTCTTCCTCGGTGCCTTCGAATTCCTGCGCCCGCTCGTCCCGGGCGAGGACGGCGAGCTCTCGCCCGTGTCGATGAACCTGGTCATCCAGATGGTCATGCTGGTCGCCGGCGCCGTCATCCTGATGAGCTGCAAGGTCGAGCACAAAAAGATTGCCAGCACCCCGGTCTTCAAGGCTGGCATGACCGCGGTCTTCTCCGTCTTCGGTGTGGCCTGGATGGCGGACACCTTCTTCCAGGCGCACATCGATGCCCTGGAGGCCAGCCTCGGCGACGTCGTCGCCCAAGCCCCGTGGGCCTACGCCGTCGTGCTGATTATCGTCTCGAAGCTGGTCAACTCCCAGGGCGCGGCCCTGGTCGCCATCGCCCCAATCGGCCTGCAGCTGGGCATCGACCCAGCCGTCATCGTCGGCTTCTACGGCGCGGTATACGGCTACTTCATCCTGCCAACCTACCCGTCGGACCTGGCCTGCATCGGCTTCGACCGCACCGGCACGACCCGTATCGGCAAGTTCGTCATCAACCACTCGTTCATCATCCCGGGTTCCATCTCCGTGCTGACCTCGTGTGTGGTAGGTTCCCTGCTAGCGCAGGTGCTCCTCTAG
- a CDS encoding UTRA domain-containing protein: protein MAIAETERVWSVKRLHTVDGTPALYSRHFVPASDLQAHWAGREPASYRQSLEPALPNAVEQKALRLSRTTPILRVQRCALDAAGRPLDFTEMALRGDVAELHLDI from the coding sequence CTGGCGATTGCGGAGACCGAGCGGGTGTGGTCGGTCAAAAGGCTGCACACCGTCGACGGGACGCCGGCGCTATATTCCCGCCATTTCGTGCCGGCGTCAGATCTGCAGGCCCACTGGGCCGGGCGGGAGCCGGCCAGCTACCGGCAGTCCTTGGAGCCGGCTCTGCCGAACGCGGTGGAACAAAAGGCGCTGCGGCTGTCGCGCACCACGCCGATTCTGCGGGTGCAGCGCTGCGCACTCGACGCCGCCGGCCGCCCCCTGGACTTCACAGAGATGGCGTTGCGCGGCGACGTCGCGGAGCTGCACCTAGATATTTAG
- a CDS encoding SDR family oxidoreductase yields the protein MTNQEQTKTAVVTGATGGMGREIVADLSRDHHVVAIGRNAERLTELESPGVTCVRADLTEDFDLPDLDRVDVLVHAAAIAQRRSVASASREDWEGHLSINVVAPAMLTQRLLPALQQAGGTVVFINSGAGRGGFGDNVVYAATKHALYALADGLRKSEHGIRVSTVAPGPTDTEMLQGLTDYNREEVIAPVEVARAIRAVVDAGPTTQLTEIQVRPRVE from the coding sequence ATGACTAACCAAGAACAGACCAAGACCGCAGTCGTCACCGGCGCCACCGGCGGGATGGGCCGCGAGATCGTCGCGGACCTGTCCCGCGACCACCACGTCGTGGCCATCGGCCGCAACGCCGAGCGCCTGACGGAGCTGGAAAGCCCCGGCGTGACCTGCGTGCGCGCGGACCTGACCGAGGACTTCGACCTGCCGGATCTAGACCGCGTTGACGTGCTGGTCCACGCCGCGGCGATTGCGCAGCGGCGCTCGGTGGCATCGGCCAGCCGGGAGGACTGGGAAGGCCACCTGTCCATCAACGTGGTGGCCCCAGCCATGCTGACCCAGCGCCTTTTGCCGGCCCTGCAGCAGGCCGGCGGGACCGTGGTCTTCATCAACTCGGGAGCCGGCCGCGGCGGCTTCGGCGACAACGTGGTCTATGCGGCCACCAAGCACGCGCTCTACGCCTTGGCCGACGGGCTGCGCAAGTCGGAGCACGGCATCCGAGTGAGCACCGTCGCGCCGGGGCCCACCGATACCGAGATGCTGCAGGGGCTGACCGACTACAACCGCGAAGAGGTCATCGCCCCGGTGGAGGTAGCCCGCGCTATCCGCGCCGTCGTCGACGCCGGCCCGACCACGCAGCTGACCGAAATTCAGGTGCGCCCGCGCGTGGAGTAG